From Neisseria musculi, the proteins below share one genomic window:
- the atpA gene encoding F0F1 ATP synthase subunit alpha, which produces MQLNPAEISDLIKAKIENLSVNAEIRTRGTVISVTDGIVRIHGLSDVMQGEMLEFPDNTFGLAMNLERDSVGAVVLGEYGHIKEGDEVKCTGRILEVPIGRELVGRVVNALGQPIDGKGPINTALTAPIEKIAPGVIARQSVDQPMQTGLKSIDSMVPIGRGQRELIIGDRQTGKTAVALDAIVNQKGTGVICIYVAVGQKASSIANVVRKLEEYGALEHTIVVAATASEAAALQFIAPYAGCTMGEFFRDRGEDALIVYDDLSKQAVAYRQISLLLRRPPGREAYPGDVFYLHSRLLERAARINADEVERLTDGEVKGKTGSLTALPIIETQAGDVSAFVPTNVISITDGQIFLETDLFNSGIRPAINAGISVSRVGGAAQTKVIKKLGGGIRLALAQYRELAAFSQFASDLDEATRKQLQHGEVVTELMKQKQFSTLNTAEMALTLWAINNGSYSDVPVSKALAFEVDFLSYVRTQHPDVLDAINHSGAMSDENEQVLTQAMKSFKSSYSYA; this is translated from the coding sequence ATGCAGCTTAATCCTGCTGAAATTAGCGATTTGATTAAAGCCAAAATCGAAAATCTATCGGTAAACGCAGAGATCCGCACCCGCGGAACCGTTATTTCCGTAACCGATGGTATTGTCCGCATTCACGGCTTATCGGACGTTATGCAAGGTGAAATGCTTGAGTTTCCCGATAACACTTTCGGCTTGGCAATGAACTTGGAGCGCGACTCCGTTGGTGCTGTGGTGTTGGGTGAATATGGGCATATTAAAGAAGGTGATGAAGTTAAATGCACCGGTCGTATTTTGGAGGTGCCTATCGGTCGTGAGTTGGTAGGCCGTGTTGTGAATGCGTTGGGCCAACCCATTGATGGCAAAGGTCCGATTAATACAGCGTTAACCGCTCCGATTGAAAAAATTGCGCCCGGTGTAATTGCACGCCAATCGGTAGACCAGCCCATGCAAACAGGTTTGAAATCCATTGACTCAATGGTACCTATTGGCAGGGGTCAGCGCGAATTGATTATTGGTGACCGTCAAACCGGTAAAACAGCCGTTGCGTTAGATGCTATCGTTAATCAAAAAGGCACAGGCGTTATCTGTATTTATGTTGCAGTGGGTCAAAAAGCGTCTTCCATTGCCAATGTAGTACGAAAATTGGAAGAATATGGTGCGCTGGAACACACGATTGTTGTTGCAGCCACTGCATCAGAAGCGGCGGCATTGCAATTTATTGCGCCGTATGCCGGTTGCACGATGGGTGAGTTTTTCCGCGACCGTGGTGAAGATGCGCTGATTGTATATGACGATTTGTCTAAACAGGCAGTTGCCTATCGTCAGATCTCTTTGCTGTTGCGCCGCCCTCCCGGCCGTGAAGCTTATCCGGGCGATGTATTCTACCTGCACAGCCGATTGCTGGAGCGTGCAGCCCGTATAAATGCCGATGAAGTCGAACGCCTGACCGATGGAGAGGTAAAAGGTAAAACCGGTTCATTAACTGCGTTACCGATTATTGAAACTCAGGCAGGGGATGTATCTGCATTTGTTCCGACCAATGTTATTTCCATTACAGACGGCCAAATCTTCTTGGAAACCGATTTGTTCAACTCAGGTATCCGTCCTGCAATTAACGCAGGTATTTCTGTATCGCGGGTAGGCGGTGCGGCACAAACCAAAGTCATTAAGAAACTGGGTGGCGGTATTCGTTTGGCGTTGGCTCAGTACCGTGAATTGGCGGCATTCTCACAGTTTGCTTCTGATTTGGATGAGGCAACCCGCAAACAACTGCAACACGGTGAGGTGGTAACTGAATTGATGAAACAGAAACAATTCAGCACCCTTAATACCGCCGAAATGGCTTTGACTCTGTGGGCGATTAACAACGGTTCCTACTCAGATGTCCCTGTTTCTAAAGCATTAGCTTTCGAAGTGGACTTTTTGAGCTATGTGAGAACCCAGCATCCCGATGTTTTAGATGCTATTAACCACTCGGGTGCCATGTCTGATGAAAATGAACAGGTGCTGACTCAGGCGATGAAATCCTTTAAATCTTCTTACAGTTACGCGTAA
- a CDS encoding F0F1 ATP synthase subunit delta → MAEFATIARPYTKALFGLAKENNQIESWLGGLKALASVVQQEKVAAFIGQSGKSASEKVEMLVDLVGLSNPNLKNFVSVLAEQKRLQILPEVYAQFQDLTLALNHTKQAVIYSAYPLNDAQLEDLTADLQKRFGINLKTITEVDPELIGGVKVEIGDQVLDLSLQGKLNALYAAMTN, encoded by the coding sequence ATGGCTGAGTTCGCAACAATTGCTAGACCTTATACAAAAGCATTGTTTGGTTTGGCTAAAGAGAATAACCAAATAGAGTCTTGGTTGGGCGGCCTGAAAGCATTGGCATCTGTTGTGCAACAGGAAAAAGTTGCGGCATTTATCGGACAATCTGGCAAAAGTGCTTCCGAGAAAGTGGAAATGCTGGTTGATTTGGTAGGTTTGAGCAACCCCAATCTGAAAAATTTTGTATCGGTGCTTGCCGAACAAAAGCGCTTACAGATTCTCCCTGAAGTTTATGCACAATTTCAAGACTTAACCTTGGCACTGAATCACACCAAACAGGCTGTTATTTATAGCGCTTACCCGCTGAATGATGCCCAGTTGGAAGATTTGACAGCCGACTTGCAAAAACGTTTCGGTATCAATTTGAAAACAATTACCGAAGTGGATCCTGAGTTGATTGGCGGAGTCAAAGTGGAAATTGGTGACCAAGTACTGGATTTGTCGTTGCAGGGTAAATTAAATGCCTTGTATGCGGCTATGACAAATTAG
- a CDS encoding F0F1 ATP synthase subunit B, which produces MNINATLFAQLIVFFGLVWFTMKFVWPPIAKALDERADKIAEGLAAAERGKSDFEQAEKKVAELLADGRSQVAEIVANAEKRAAKIVEEAKEQAAHEAARIAAQAKADVEQEANRAREVLREQVAALAVKGAESILRSEVNADKHAQMLGALKQEL; this is translated from the coding sequence GTGAATATCAATGCAACCTTATTCGCGCAGCTAATCGTCTTTTTCGGTTTGGTATGGTTTACCATGAAATTTGTGTGGCCGCCAATCGCAAAAGCGTTAGACGAGCGCGCCGACAAAATTGCCGAGGGCTTGGCGGCTGCCGAGCGTGGTAAAAGCGATTTTGAGCAGGCAGAAAAGAAAGTTGCAGAACTCTTGGCCGATGGGCGTAGCCAGGTTGCCGAAATAGTGGCCAACGCCGAAAAACGTGCAGCCAAAATCGTAGAAGAAGCCAAGGAGCAGGCTGCTCACGAAGCTGCCCGTATTGCAGCTCAGGCAAAGGCTGATGTGGAGCAGGAAGCCAACCGTGCACGCGAAGTTTTGCGCGAGCAGGTTGCTGCATTGGCCGTTAAAGGTGCCGAATCCATTTTGCGTAGCGAAGTTAATGCAGACAAGCACGCACAAATGCTCGGTGCCCTGAAACAGGAGCTGTAA
- the atpE gene encoding F0F1 ATP synthase subunit C, whose translation MGLIAIACGLIVALGALGASIGIAMVGSKYLESSARQPELIGPLQTKLFLIAGLIDAAFLIGVAIALLFAFVNPFAG comes from the coding sequence ATGGGTTTGATTGCTATTGCATGTGGTCTGATTGTTGCTTTGGGTGCGTTGGGTGCATCCATCGGCATCGCCATGGTGGGCTCTAAATATTTGGAATCTTCTGCCCGCCAGCCTGAGTTGATCGGCCCGCTGCAAACCAAGTTGTTCCTGATTGCCGGTTTGATTGATGCTGCATTCTTGATCGGTGTGGCCATTGCCTTGCTGTTTGCTTTCGTTAACCCGTTTGCAGGCTAA